The Bradysia coprophila strain Holo2 chromosome IV, BU_Bcop_v1, whole genome shotgun sequence genome includes a region encoding these proteins:
- the LOC119066364 gene encoding brefeldin A-inhibited guanine nucleotide-exchange protein 1 isoform X1, giving the protein MQNNSRKTKEMFIVRALEKILGDKDIKRSHHSQLKKACDKALGEIKEELKDVGQVENGDLPANKQSAALPLPKNDSMNVIYAEKYFLPFELSCQSKTPRIVVTALDCLQKLIAYGHLTGNIPDSANPGKFLIDRIVTTICNCFNGPQTDEGVQLQIIKALLTVVTSQNVEVHEGTVLQAVRTCYDIYLSSKNLINQTTARATLTQMLNVIFTRMENQAYEINEIAGTSTNTASQSTPSVDSANDNAINTASVDDKDADKDEKDENNTEAIVREILNQIIDDAITAVEAKQNSEDNKSQSSVDVAGGIARVPSQESMEGNSENDNIVTAKFTHILQKDAFLVFRALCKLSMKPLPDGIPDPKSHELRSKVLSLHLLLSILQNAGPVFQSNEMFIMAIKQYLCVALSKNGVSSVPEVFELSLSIFVALLSNFKAHLKKQIEVFFKEIFLNILEATSSSFEHKWMVIQALTRVCADAQSVVDIYVNYDCDFSAANLFERLVNHLSKIAQGRQPLELGATPNQEKSMRIRGLECLVSILKCMVEWSKDLYVNPNSQTSLGEPVAKSNGEDTNDNFPLRSVHGGSSQSINSFGSGNNREVLDLPGELEERKQRKEVMETGIDMFNRKPKKGVSFLQDQGLLGTTIEDIAAWLHEEQRLDKSIVGDYLGENDDHSKAVMCGYIDAMDFVDMDIVAALRHFLEGFRLPGEAQKIDRLMEKFASRFCDCNPNTTLFPSADTVYVLAFSVIMLTTDLHSPQVKHKMTKEQYIKLNRGISDSKDLPEEYLSQIYDEIAGQEIKMKNNVLAKPGKQIIVNEKKRKLLWNMEMEAMSSTAKNLMESVSHVKSQFTSAKHLEHVRPMFKMAWTPFLAAFSVGLQDCDDPEVASLCLDGIRCAIRIACIFHMSLERDAYVQALSRFTLLTANSPITEMKAKNIDTIKTLIMVAHTDGNYLGSSWLDIVKCISQLELAQLIGTGVRPKYLSGPITQRDALDPSVKEHIGETSSQSVVVAVDRIFTGSIRLDGDAIVDFVRALCHISLDELNGAQPRTFSLQKIVEISYYNMGRIRLQWSRIWQVLGEHFNMVGCNPNEEIAFFAIDSLRQLSMKFIEKGEFSNFRFQNDFLRPFEHIMTKNSSSSIRDMVVRCVAQMVNSQAHNIRSGWKNIFSIFHLAAGDNDEAIVELAFQTTGKIINELYQRQFHIMIDSFQDAVKCLSEFACNARFPDTSMEAIRLVRTCALCVHASPQIFAEHAGMENDISVSEEDRVWVRGWFPMLFSLSCVVNRCKLDVRTRGLTVLFEIVKTHGDSFRPNWWKDLFNVLFRIFDNMKLPEQFTEKAEWMTTTCNHALYAIIDVFTQYFDELGELLLTDLYSQLHWCVQQNNEQLARSGTNCLENLVISNGFKFTENTWDKTCQCMFNIFNSTIPDDLLTWSPSQTSQPNQQHRQPQSQYPSSENRDSKENKEVRHGILKRTSSAYSINSEDDKGERSQSQVFAALLIKCVVQLELIQTIDNIVFFPATSRKEDAETLAMATADIKGDLTKRSECQREDQGMYSYLNTTHLLQLTNCLLKSHRFAKKFNSDHNQRNVLWRAGLKGSVKPNLLKQESTSLACVLRILFKMYSDDSRSQDWCEIEKRLIAVCKEALEYYLGLQSEAHRDAWTSLLLLVMTRLIKMPDQRFATHVSSYYTLLCEIMCFDVKPELRSVLRRLFLRIGPVFNITSST; this is encoded by the exons ATGCAAAACAATTCCcgtaaaacaaaagaaatgttcATCGTAAGGGCATTGGAAAAGATTCTTGGTGACAAGGATATAAAGCGATCTCACCACTCGCAACTGAAAAAAGCTTGCGACAAGGCTCTTG gtgaaataaaagaagaacTCAAAGATGTAGGTCAGGTGGAAAATGGAGACTTGCCAGCGAACAAACAATCGGCTGCGCTGCCATTGCCGAAAAATGATTCAATGAAtgtaatttatgctgaaaaatattttctaccaTTTGAATTGTCCTGTCAAAGTAAAACGCCACGTATTGTTGTAACCGCTTTGGATTGcttacaaaaattgattgcttaCGGCCATCTAACTGGTAATATTCCGGATTCGGCGAATCCCGGAAAATTTCTAATCGATCGTATTGTGACGACCATCTGTAACTGTTTCAATGGGCCGCAAACCGATGAAGGTGTTCAGCTACAAATTATCAAAGCATTGTTGACTGTGGTGACGTCACAAAATGTTGAGGTTCATGAAGGAACCGTTCTGCAG GCTGTTCGAACATGCTACGACATCTACTTGTCCAGCAAGAACCTCATCAACCAAACAACCGCCAGAGCCACCCTAACGCAAATGCTGAACGTTATTTTCACTAGAATGGAGAACCAGGCATACGAGATTAACGAAATTGCCGGCACATCAACGAACACCGCATCACAATCAACGCCATCAGTCGATAGTGCTAATGACAATGCGATCAATACCGCGTCAGTCGACGATAAAGATGCCGACAAAGACGAGAAGGATGAGAACAATACGGAAGCAATCGTCCGCGAAATACTGAATCAAATTATTGATGATGCTATCACGGCTGTGGAGGCGAAACAAAACAGCGAGGACAATAAGTCTCAATCTTCCGTGGATGTGGCTGGTGGCATAGCAAGAGTACCGTCACAAGAAAGCATGGAAGGCAATAGTGaaaacgacaatattgttACGGCGAAATTTACGCACATCCTGCAGAAGGATGCGTTTTTGGTGTTCCGAGCTCTCTGCAAATTGTCGATGAAACCGTTGCCGGATGGCATACCCGATCCAAAGTCGCATGAACTTCGATCCAAGGTTTTGTCGCTTCATCTGCTACTGTCCATTCTACAAAATGCTGGCCCCGTGTTCCAGTCGAACGAAATGTTTATCATGGCAATAAAGCAATATTTGTGCGTGGCTTTGTCGAAGAACGGCGTGAGCTCCGTGCCGGAAGTGTTCGaattgtcgttgtcgatattCGTTGCATTGTTATCGAATTTCAAAGCTCATTTGAAGAAACAGATCGAAGTGTTTttcaaggaaatatttttgaatatattGGAAGCGACCAGCTCATCATTCGAGCATAAGTGGATGGTCATTCAGGCGTTGACCAGAGTATGTGCGGACGCTCAAAGTGTTGTTGATATTTATGTCAACTACGACTGTGATTTTTCTGCTGCCAATTTGTTTGAGCGACTCGTTAATCACTTATCGAAAATAGCACAAGGGAGGCAGCCACTTGAATTGGGTGCGACTCCGAATCAAGAAAAGTCAATGCGCATTAGAGGCTTGGAATGCTTAGTGTCCATACTGAAGTGTATGGTCGAGTGGAGCAAAGATTTATATGTCAATCCTAACTCTCAAACATCGTTGGGAGAACCAGTAGCTAAAAGCAACGGTGAAGACACCAacgacaattttccattacgATCAGTCCATGGTGGTTCTAGTCAGAGTATTAATTCCTTTGGAAGTGGAAACAATCGAGAAGTTCTTGATTTGCCTGGCGAGTTAGAAGAACGAAAACAGCGTAAGGAAGTAATGGAAACAGGCATCGACATGTTCAACAGAAAACCGAAGAAAGGAGTTAGCTTTTTGCAGGACCAAGGACTGCTGGGAACAACTATTGAAGACATTGCTGCGTGGTTGCACGAAGAGCAACGATTGGACAAATCGATCGTTGGTGACTATTTGGGCGAAAATGATGACCACAGCAAAGCTGTAATGTGTGGTTACATTGATGCAATGGATTTCGTGGACATGGACATTGTAGCTGCCCTCAGACATTTCCTAGAAGGTTTCAGATTACCGGGAGAGgcacaaaaaattgatcgtTTGATGGAGAAATTTGCCAGCAGATTCTGCGACTGCAATCCGAACACAACCTTGTTTCCTAGCGCTGACACCGTGTACGTACTAGCGTTTTCTGTGATTATGCTGACAACAGACCTACATTCGCCCCAGGTTAAACATAAGATGACCAAGGAACAATACATCAAATTGAATCGGGGAATCAGTGACAGTAAAGACTTGCCAGAGGAATATCTGTCACAAATTTACGACGAAATTGCCGGGCAggaaatcaaaatgaaaaacaacgTCTTAGCAAAGCCGGGCAAACAGATTATCGTGAATGAAAAGAAGCGCAAACTTTTGTGGAACATGGAAATGGAAGCCATGTCATCGACGGCCAAAAATTTGATGGAATCGGTGTCACATGTTAAGTCACAGTTTACATCAGCGAAGCATTTAGAACATGTGCGGCCTATGTTTAAAATGGCATGGACACCATTTCTAGCTGCCTTTTCCGTTGGTTTACAGGATTGCGATGATCCAGAAGTGGCTAGTCTCTGTCTGGATG GAATCAGATGTGCTATCCGTATCGCTTGCATATTCCATATGAGTCTAGAGCGAGATGCATACGTGCAGGCACTATCACGATTCACCCTACTGACCGCAAATTCCCCAATCACCGAAATGAAAGCTAAAAACATCGACACGATCAAAACACTAATTATGGTAGCGCATACGGATGGAAATTATCTCGGCAGCAGTTGGTTGGACATTGTAAAATGTATATCGCAACTGGAATTAGCTCAATTGATCGGAACGGGAGTTCGGCCGAAATATTTGTCTGGACCCATAACACAACGGGATGCGCTGGATCCGAGTGTGAAGGAACACATCGGAGAAACGAGCTCACAAAGTGTTGTGGTTGCGGTAGATCGAATTTTCACTGGTTCCATTCGTTTAGACGGCGATGCAATCGTTGATTTCGTTAGAGCGTTGTGTCACATCTCGTTGGATGAACTAAATGGAGCACAGCCCAGGACATTTTCGTtgcaaaaaatcgttgagatTTCATACTACAACATGGGCCGTATCCGTTTGCAATGGTCGAGAATTTGGCAAG TACTCGGTGAGCATTTCAACATGGTTGGCTGCAATCCGAACGAAGAAATTGCCTTTTTCGCAATCGATTCATTGCGCCAACTGTCGATGAAGTTTATCGAAAAAGgagaattttcgaatttccgTTTCCAAAACGATTTCCTGCGTCCATTCGAG CACATTATGACGAAAAATAGTTCGTCATCGATACGAGACATGGTCGTTCGATGTGTCGCGCAAATGGTCAACTCACAAGCACACAACATTCGTTCTGGATGGaagaacattttttccattttccatttagcAGCTGGCGACAATGACGAGGCCATCGTTGAACTGGCCTTCCAGACCACCGGCAAAATAATAAACGAATTGTACCAGCGACAATTTCACATTATGATCGATTCATTTCAAGATGCCGTCAAATGTCTCTCCGAGTTTGCGTGTAATGCACGGTTTCCAGACACCAGCATGGAAGCTATACGATTGGTCCGCACCTGTGCTCTATGCGTGCATGCATCGCCACAAATATTTGCCGAACATGCCGGCATGGAGAATGACATTTCGGTGTCGGAAGAGGATCGTGTCTGGGTACGCGGTTGGTTTCCCATGTTATTCTCGCTGTCGTGTGTGGTGAACCGTTGCAAATTGGACGTACGTACTCGAGGCCTTaccgttttgttcgaaatagTTAAGACTCACGGCGATTCATTCAGACCGAACTGGTGGAAAGACCTGTTCAACGTACTGTTTCGAATATTCGACAATATGAAGTTGCCGGAACAGTTTACGGAAAAAGCTGAATGGATGACGACCACTTGCAATCACGCATTGTATGCGATTATTGATGTTTTTACGCAATATTTCGATGAACTGGGTGAACTGTTGCTGACCGATCTGTATTCCCAACTGCATTGGTGCGTACAACAGAACAACGAACAATTGGCACGTTCCGGTACAAATTGTCTGGAGAATTTGGTGATATCAAATGGATTCAAATTCACCGAGAACACATGGGACAAGACGTGCCAGTGCATGTTCAACATCTTTAACTCAACCATTCCAGACGATTTGTTGACCTGGAGCCCAAGTCAAACGAGTCAACCGAATCAACAACATCGCCAACCTCAAAGCCAGTATCCATCGAGTGAAAATCGCGACAGTAAAGAAAACAAGGAAGTGAGACATGGAATTCTAAAACGAACAAGTTCCGCCTACAGTATTAACTCTGAAGACGACAAGGGCGAACGGTCTCAGAGTCAGGTGTTTGCCGCATTACTCATCAAATGCGTTGTACAGTTGGAATTGATTCAAACGATCGACAATATTGTGTTTTTCCCTGCAACATCTCGTAAAG AAGACGCAGAAACACTTGCTATGGCAACAGCAGACATCAAAGGCGATTTAACGAAGCGCTCCGAGTGTCAGCGTGAGGATCAAGGCATGTACAGCTACCTGAACACTACACACCTACTCCAATTGACAAATTGCCTGCTGAAAAGTCATCGTTTTGCGAAGAAATTCAACTCGGACCATAACCAACGGAATGTCCTATGGCGAGCTGGGCTCAAGGGTTCGGTCAAaccgaatttactgaaacaaGAGTCCACATCACTAGCCTGTGTGCTGCGCATTCTATTCAAAATGTATTCCGACGATTCGCGGTCGCAGGATTGGTGCGAAATCGAGAAACGATTGATAGCCGTATGCAAAGAGGCACTGGAATATTACTTGGGATTGCAGAGCGAGGCACATCGTGACGCTTGGACGTCTTTGTTGTTACTTGTAATGACTCGACTGATTAAAATGCCTGATCAAAGG TTTGCAACTCACGTGTCCAGTTACTATACATTGCTATGCGAAATTATGTGCTTTGACGTAAAACCTGAACTTAGGAGTGTGCTACGACGACTGTTTCTGCGCATTGGTCCCGTGTTTAACATAACAAGTTCAACATAA
- the LOC119066364 gene encoding brefeldin A-inhibited guanine nucleotide-exchange protein 1 isoform X2, with protein MQNNSRKTKEMFIVRALEKILGDKDIKRSHHSQLKKACDKALGEIKEELKDVGQVENGDLPANKQSAALPLPKNDSMNAVRTCYDIYLSSKNLINQTTARATLTQMLNVIFTRMENQAYEINEIAGTSTNTASQSTPSVDSANDNAINTASVDDKDADKDEKDENNTEAIVREILNQIIDDAITAVEAKQNSEDNKSQSSVDVAGGIARVPSQESMEGNSENDNIVTAKFTHILQKDAFLVFRALCKLSMKPLPDGIPDPKSHELRSKVLSLHLLLSILQNAGPVFQSNEMFIMAIKQYLCVALSKNGVSSVPEVFELSLSIFVALLSNFKAHLKKQIEVFFKEIFLNILEATSSSFEHKWMVIQALTRVCADAQSVVDIYVNYDCDFSAANLFERLVNHLSKIAQGRQPLELGATPNQEKSMRIRGLECLVSILKCMVEWSKDLYVNPNSQTSLGEPVAKSNGEDTNDNFPLRSVHGGSSQSINSFGSGNNREVLDLPGELEERKQRKEVMETGIDMFNRKPKKGVSFLQDQGLLGTTIEDIAAWLHEEQRLDKSIVGDYLGENDDHSKAVMCGYIDAMDFVDMDIVAALRHFLEGFRLPGEAQKIDRLMEKFASRFCDCNPNTTLFPSADTVYVLAFSVIMLTTDLHSPQVKHKMTKEQYIKLNRGISDSKDLPEEYLSQIYDEIAGQEIKMKNNVLAKPGKQIIVNEKKRKLLWNMEMEAMSSTAKNLMESVSHVKSQFTSAKHLEHVRPMFKMAWTPFLAAFSVGLQDCDDPEVASLCLDGIRCAIRIACIFHMSLERDAYVQALSRFTLLTANSPITEMKAKNIDTIKTLIMVAHTDGNYLGSSWLDIVKCISQLELAQLIGTGVRPKYLSGPITQRDALDPSVKEHIGETSSQSVVVAVDRIFTGSIRLDGDAIVDFVRALCHISLDELNGAQPRTFSLQKIVEISYYNMGRIRLQWSRIWQVLGEHFNMVGCNPNEEIAFFAIDSLRQLSMKFIEKGEFSNFRFQNDFLRPFEHIMTKNSSSSIRDMVVRCVAQMVNSQAHNIRSGWKNIFSIFHLAAGDNDEAIVELAFQTTGKIINELYQRQFHIMIDSFQDAVKCLSEFACNARFPDTSMEAIRLVRTCALCVHASPQIFAEHAGMENDISVSEEDRVWVRGWFPMLFSLSCVVNRCKLDVRTRGLTVLFEIVKTHGDSFRPNWWKDLFNVLFRIFDNMKLPEQFTEKAEWMTTTCNHALYAIIDVFTQYFDELGELLLTDLYSQLHWCVQQNNEQLARSGTNCLENLVISNGFKFTENTWDKTCQCMFNIFNSTIPDDLLTWSPSQTSQPNQQHRQPQSQYPSSENRDSKENKEVRHGILKRTSSAYSINSEDDKGERSQSQVFAALLIKCVVQLELIQTIDNIVFFPATSRKEDAETLAMATADIKGDLTKRSECQREDQGMYSYLNTTHLLQLTNCLLKSHRFAKKFNSDHNQRNVLWRAGLKGSVKPNLLKQESTSLACVLRILFKMYSDDSRSQDWCEIEKRLIAVCKEALEYYLGLQSEAHRDAWTSLLLLVMTRLIKMPDQRFATHVSSYYTLLCEIMCFDVKPELRSVLRRLFLRIGPVFNITSST; from the exons ATGCAAAACAATTCCcgtaaaacaaaagaaatgttcATCGTAAGGGCATTGGAAAAGATTCTTGGTGACAAGGATATAAAGCGATCTCACCACTCGCAACTGAAAAAAGCTTGCGACAAGGCTCTTG gtgaaataaaagaagaacTCAAAGATGTAGGTCAGGTGGAAAATGGAGACTTGCCAGCGAACAAACAATCGGCTGCGCTGCCATTGCCGAAAAATGATTCAATGAAt GCTGTTCGAACATGCTACGACATCTACTTGTCCAGCAAGAACCTCATCAACCAAACAACCGCCAGAGCCACCCTAACGCAAATGCTGAACGTTATTTTCACTAGAATGGAGAACCAGGCATACGAGATTAACGAAATTGCCGGCACATCAACGAACACCGCATCACAATCAACGCCATCAGTCGATAGTGCTAATGACAATGCGATCAATACCGCGTCAGTCGACGATAAAGATGCCGACAAAGACGAGAAGGATGAGAACAATACGGAAGCAATCGTCCGCGAAATACTGAATCAAATTATTGATGATGCTATCACGGCTGTGGAGGCGAAACAAAACAGCGAGGACAATAAGTCTCAATCTTCCGTGGATGTGGCTGGTGGCATAGCAAGAGTACCGTCACAAGAAAGCATGGAAGGCAATAGTGaaaacgacaatattgttACGGCGAAATTTACGCACATCCTGCAGAAGGATGCGTTTTTGGTGTTCCGAGCTCTCTGCAAATTGTCGATGAAACCGTTGCCGGATGGCATACCCGATCCAAAGTCGCATGAACTTCGATCCAAGGTTTTGTCGCTTCATCTGCTACTGTCCATTCTACAAAATGCTGGCCCCGTGTTCCAGTCGAACGAAATGTTTATCATGGCAATAAAGCAATATTTGTGCGTGGCTTTGTCGAAGAACGGCGTGAGCTCCGTGCCGGAAGTGTTCGaattgtcgttgtcgatattCGTTGCATTGTTATCGAATTTCAAAGCTCATTTGAAGAAACAGATCGAAGTGTTTttcaaggaaatatttttgaatatattGGAAGCGACCAGCTCATCATTCGAGCATAAGTGGATGGTCATTCAGGCGTTGACCAGAGTATGTGCGGACGCTCAAAGTGTTGTTGATATTTATGTCAACTACGACTGTGATTTTTCTGCTGCCAATTTGTTTGAGCGACTCGTTAATCACTTATCGAAAATAGCACAAGGGAGGCAGCCACTTGAATTGGGTGCGACTCCGAATCAAGAAAAGTCAATGCGCATTAGAGGCTTGGAATGCTTAGTGTCCATACTGAAGTGTATGGTCGAGTGGAGCAAAGATTTATATGTCAATCCTAACTCTCAAACATCGTTGGGAGAACCAGTAGCTAAAAGCAACGGTGAAGACACCAacgacaattttccattacgATCAGTCCATGGTGGTTCTAGTCAGAGTATTAATTCCTTTGGAAGTGGAAACAATCGAGAAGTTCTTGATTTGCCTGGCGAGTTAGAAGAACGAAAACAGCGTAAGGAAGTAATGGAAACAGGCATCGACATGTTCAACAGAAAACCGAAGAAAGGAGTTAGCTTTTTGCAGGACCAAGGACTGCTGGGAACAACTATTGAAGACATTGCTGCGTGGTTGCACGAAGAGCAACGATTGGACAAATCGATCGTTGGTGACTATTTGGGCGAAAATGATGACCACAGCAAAGCTGTAATGTGTGGTTACATTGATGCAATGGATTTCGTGGACATGGACATTGTAGCTGCCCTCAGACATTTCCTAGAAGGTTTCAGATTACCGGGAGAGgcacaaaaaattgatcgtTTGATGGAGAAATTTGCCAGCAGATTCTGCGACTGCAATCCGAACACAACCTTGTTTCCTAGCGCTGACACCGTGTACGTACTAGCGTTTTCTGTGATTATGCTGACAACAGACCTACATTCGCCCCAGGTTAAACATAAGATGACCAAGGAACAATACATCAAATTGAATCGGGGAATCAGTGACAGTAAAGACTTGCCAGAGGAATATCTGTCACAAATTTACGACGAAATTGCCGGGCAggaaatcaaaatgaaaaacaacgTCTTAGCAAAGCCGGGCAAACAGATTATCGTGAATGAAAAGAAGCGCAAACTTTTGTGGAACATGGAAATGGAAGCCATGTCATCGACGGCCAAAAATTTGATGGAATCGGTGTCACATGTTAAGTCACAGTTTACATCAGCGAAGCATTTAGAACATGTGCGGCCTATGTTTAAAATGGCATGGACACCATTTCTAGCTGCCTTTTCCGTTGGTTTACAGGATTGCGATGATCCAGAAGTGGCTAGTCTCTGTCTGGATG GAATCAGATGTGCTATCCGTATCGCTTGCATATTCCATATGAGTCTAGAGCGAGATGCATACGTGCAGGCACTATCACGATTCACCCTACTGACCGCAAATTCCCCAATCACCGAAATGAAAGCTAAAAACATCGACACGATCAAAACACTAATTATGGTAGCGCATACGGATGGAAATTATCTCGGCAGCAGTTGGTTGGACATTGTAAAATGTATATCGCAACTGGAATTAGCTCAATTGATCGGAACGGGAGTTCGGCCGAAATATTTGTCTGGACCCATAACACAACGGGATGCGCTGGATCCGAGTGTGAAGGAACACATCGGAGAAACGAGCTCACAAAGTGTTGTGGTTGCGGTAGATCGAATTTTCACTGGTTCCATTCGTTTAGACGGCGATGCAATCGTTGATTTCGTTAGAGCGTTGTGTCACATCTCGTTGGATGAACTAAATGGAGCACAGCCCAGGACATTTTCGTtgcaaaaaatcgttgagatTTCATACTACAACATGGGCCGTATCCGTTTGCAATGGTCGAGAATTTGGCAAG TACTCGGTGAGCATTTCAACATGGTTGGCTGCAATCCGAACGAAGAAATTGCCTTTTTCGCAATCGATTCATTGCGCCAACTGTCGATGAAGTTTATCGAAAAAGgagaattttcgaatttccgTTTCCAAAACGATTTCCTGCGTCCATTCGAG CACATTATGACGAAAAATAGTTCGTCATCGATACGAGACATGGTCGTTCGATGTGTCGCGCAAATGGTCAACTCACAAGCACACAACATTCGTTCTGGATGGaagaacattttttccattttccatttagcAGCTGGCGACAATGACGAGGCCATCGTTGAACTGGCCTTCCAGACCACCGGCAAAATAATAAACGAATTGTACCAGCGACAATTTCACATTATGATCGATTCATTTCAAGATGCCGTCAAATGTCTCTCCGAGTTTGCGTGTAATGCACGGTTTCCAGACACCAGCATGGAAGCTATACGATTGGTCCGCACCTGTGCTCTATGCGTGCATGCATCGCCACAAATATTTGCCGAACATGCCGGCATGGAGAATGACATTTCGGTGTCGGAAGAGGATCGTGTCTGGGTACGCGGTTGGTTTCCCATGTTATTCTCGCTGTCGTGTGTGGTGAACCGTTGCAAATTGGACGTACGTACTCGAGGCCTTaccgttttgttcgaaatagTTAAGACTCACGGCGATTCATTCAGACCGAACTGGTGGAAAGACCTGTTCAACGTACTGTTTCGAATATTCGACAATATGAAGTTGCCGGAACAGTTTACGGAAAAAGCTGAATGGATGACGACCACTTGCAATCACGCATTGTATGCGATTATTGATGTTTTTACGCAATATTTCGATGAACTGGGTGAACTGTTGCTGACCGATCTGTATTCCCAACTGCATTGGTGCGTACAACAGAACAACGAACAATTGGCACGTTCCGGTACAAATTGTCTGGAGAATTTGGTGATATCAAATGGATTCAAATTCACCGAGAACACATGGGACAAGACGTGCCAGTGCATGTTCAACATCTTTAACTCAACCATTCCAGACGATTTGTTGACCTGGAGCCCAAGTCAAACGAGTCAACCGAATCAACAACATCGCCAACCTCAAAGCCAGTATCCATCGAGTGAAAATCGCGACAGTAAAGAAAACAAGGAAGTGAGACATGGAATTCTAAAACGAACAAGTTCCGCCTACAGTATTAACTCTGAAGACGACAAGGGCGAACGGTCTCAGAGTCAGGTGTTTGCCGCATTACTCATCAAATGCGTTGTACAGTTGGAATTGATTCAAACGATCGACAATATTGTGTTTTTCCCTGCAACATCTCGTAAAG AAGACGCAGAAACACTTGCTATGGCAACAGCAGACATCAAAGGCGATTTAACGAAGCGCTCCGAGTGTCAGCGTGAGGATCAAGGCATGTACAGCTACCTGAACACTACACACCTACTCCAATTGACAAATTGCCTGCTGAAAAGTCATCGTTTTGCGAAGAAATTCAACTCGGACCATAACCAACGGAATGTCCTATGGCGAGCTGGGCTCAAGGGTTCGGTCAAaccgaatttactgaaacaaGAGTCCACATCACTAGCCTGTGTGCTGCGCATTCTATTCAAAATGTATTCCGACGATTCGCGGTCGCAGGATTGGTGCGAAATCGAGAAACGATTGATAGCCGTATGCAAAGAGGCACTGGAATATTACTTGGGATTGCAGAGCGAGGCACATCGTGACGCTTGGACGTCTTTGTTGTTACTTGTAATGACTCGACTGATTAAAATGCCTGATCAAAGG TTTGCAACTCACGTGTCCAGTTACTATACATTGCTATGCGAAATTATGTGCTTTGACGTAAAACCTGAACTTAGGAGTGTGCTACGACGACTGTTTCTGCGCATTGGTCCCGTGTTTAACATAACAAGTTCAACATAA